From a region of the Verrucomicrobiota bacterium genome:
- a CDS encoding methyltransferase domain-containing protein — MPEDVNFVERYARAETPWDSGRPSEELLRVLNAGKLTGKTVLEIGCGTGTNALELARRGYTVTAVDYVEQPILAAREKARQAGVTVDFRVADVLKDDLGGLYDILFDRGVYHHLRTEDLKGFQEFLKRATRQGSWWLSLAGNAKEKIENGPPVVQENEIRAELGPLFEILELREFRFSTGQSNFRPLAWSILMRRK; from the coding sequence ATGCCTGAAGACGTTAATTTTGTTGAGCGATATGCCCGGGCGGAAACGCCGTGGGATTCCGGCAGACCGAGCGAGGAGTTGCTCCGGGTGTTGAACGCCGGGAAGCTGACGGGGAAAACGGTTCTGGAAATTGGCTGCGGCACGGGAACGAACGCCCTCGAACTGGCCCGGCGCGGATACACAGTGACGGCGGTGGATTACGTCGAGCAGCCGATCTTGGCGGCGCGCGAAAAGGCCAGGCAGGCCGGGGTGACGGTGGATTTCCGCGTGGCCGATGTGTTGAAGGACGACCTGGGCGGGCTGTATGATATTCTGTTCGACCGCGGCGTTTATCATCATCTCCGCACGGAGGACTTGAAGGGATTTCAAGAATTCCTCAAGCGCGCCACTCGTCAGGGCAGTTGGTGGTTGAGTCTGGCCGGCAACGCCAAGGAGAAGATTGAGAATGGCCCGCCGGTCGTTCAGGAAAACGAAATCCGTGCGGAGCTTGGACCGCTGTTTGAAATACTCGAGCTGCGCGAGTTCCGGTTCTCCACCGGTCAGAGTAATTTCCGTCCGCTCGCTTGGTCCATCCTCATGCGCCGCAAGTAG
- a CDS encoding DUF4160 domain-containing protein: protein MPTVLRIGPYRFFFYAGDRDEPPHIHVERDRSNAKFWLNPVRLQRSGGFGSVELNRIQRLLEKHREELLEEWNEYFGG, encoded by the coding sequence ATGCCGACGGTTTTGCGCATTGGGCCGTATCGTTTTTTCTTTTACGCGGGCGATCGCGACGAGCCGCCCCATATCCACGTCGAGCGCGACCGGAGCAACGCCAAGTTCTGGCTCAACCCGGTGCGGTTGCAAAGGAGCGGTGGATTTGGTAGCGTTGAACTCAATCGAATTCAGCGGTTGCTTGAAAAGCACCGCGAAGAACTGTTAGAGGAATGGAATGAATACTTTGGTGGATGA
- a CDS encoding DUF1080 domain-containing protein gives MTSTLSFGVGIVGWFIASAALTVARADDFKPEPGYISLFNGKDLTGWGYKTNNFDGKTQSDDGRFTVRDGVLVVNPKTPRLEQALWTTREFPRDFNLKLEFRAGVNADSGIFIRGPQLQCRDYLVAGPYKELKKYKPQDWNEIQITVRKNVAHCTCNGEVLEDALQLPATGPIGLEADRGQMEYRRIRLLGPPQAPGALRIVPQGGTNLLTGK, from the coding sequence ATGACCTCAACACTTTCTTTTGGTGTCGGCATCGTCGGGTGGTTTATCGCCTCGGCTGCCTTGACCGTGGCGCGCGCGGACGACTTCAAGCCCGAACCTGGCTACATCAGTTTGTTCAACGGCAAGGACCTCACCGGCTGGGGTTACAAGACGAATAATTTCGACGGCAAGACGCAAAGCGATGACGGGCGTTTCACGGTGAGGGACGGCGTCCTGGTGGTAAATCCCAAAACTCCCCGTCTGGAGCAGGCGTTGTGGACAACGCGCGAGTTCCCAAGGGATTTCAATCTCAAGCTGGAATTCCGCGCTGGCGTGAATGCGGACAGCGGCATTTTCATCCGCGGACCGCAGCTTCAGTGTCGCGATTACCTCGTCGCCGGCCCTTACAAGGAACTTAAGAAATACAAACCGCAAGACTGGAACGAAATCCAGATCACGGTGCGGAAGAATGTCGCCCATTGCACCTGCAACGGGGAAGTGCTGGAAGATGCGCTCCAACTTCCGGCCACCGGCCCCATCGGTCTCGAGGCTGACCGCGGTCAAATGGAGTATCGCCGCATTCGCCTGCTGGGGCCGCCGCAAGCTCCGGGAGCGTTGAGAATCGTCCCGCAAGGGGGAACCAATTTGTTAACGGGAAAGTGA
- a CDS encoding aldo/keto reductase, translated as MKKSLLEVTPSLQATAFDSNTQRTAGGAGVTRREFVKLAVATSVAVAADPRGWAVETRSEMPYRTLGRTGEKVSAIGLGGYHIGVPREEQEGIRIIRTAIDRGINFMDNCWDYHDGGSEIRMGKALRDGYRDKVFLMTKIDGRGKAAAAKQIDECLQRLHTDRIDLMQHHEIIRLEDPDRVFAEGGAHEAMLEAKKAGKIRYIGFTGHKDPLVHLRMLEIAADHKFHFDAAQMPLNVMDAHFRSFEHKVLPVLVKEQIGVLGMKSMGSGAILRSNTASAIECLHYAMNLPTSTVITGIDSMKILDQAFEAARTFKPMSKTEISALLARTSAAAATGRYEQFKTTERFDGTARNPHWMG; from the coding sequence ATGAAAAAATCTTTGCTCGAAGTCACCCCGTCTCTGCAAGCGACCGCGTTCGACAGTAACACACAGCGAACTGCCGGCGGTGCCGGTGTCACCCGACGAGAGTTCGTCAAGTTGGCGGTCGCAACCAGCGTGGCCGTTGCCGCCGATCCTCGCGGCTGGGCCGTTGAAACAAGAAGCGAAATGCCTTACCGCACATTGGGGCGCACGGGCGAGAAGGTTTCGGCCATCGGCTTGGGCGGCTATCACATCGGCGTGCCAAGAGAAGAGCAGGAAGGCATTCGCATCATTCGCACCGCCATTGATCGCGGGATCAATTTCATGGACAACTGCTGGGATTATCACGACGGCGGCAGTGAAATCCGCATGGGCAAGGCGTTGCGCGACGGCTATCGCGACAAGGTCTTTCTGATGACCAAGATCGACGGCCGCGGCAAAGCGGCGGCGGCGAAGCAAATCGATGAATGCCTCCAACGGTTGCATACGGACCGCATCGACCTGATGCAGCATCACGAAATCATCCGGCTCGAAGACCCGGACCGCGTCTTCGCGGAAGGCGGCGCGCACGAAGCCATGTTGGAAGCGAAGAAGGCCGGCAAGATTCGCTACATCGGTTTTACCGGGCACAAGGATCCGCTCGTACATCTGCGGATGCTGGAGATCGCCGCCGACCACAAGTTCCATTTCGATGCCGCGCAGATGCCATTGAACGTGATGGACGCGCACTTCCGGAGTTTCGAGCACAAAGTTCTTCCCGTGCTGGTGAAGGAACAGATCGGCGTGTTGGGAATGAAATCGATGGGCAGCGGGGCGATTCTGAGAAGCAACACGGCTTCGGCCATCGAGTGCCTGCACTATGCCATGAACCTCCCGACCTCGACGGTGATCACCGGCATCGACAGCATGAAAATTCTCGATCAGGCGTTTGAGGCCGCGCGCACGTTCAAACCGATGAGCAAGACGGAGATTTCAGCATTGCTCGCTCGCACATCGGCCGCCGCCGCGACCGGGCGCTATGAACAGTTCAAGACGACCGAACGCTTCGATGGGACGGCGCGCAATCCACATTGGATGGGGTGA
- a CDS encoding phytanoyl-CoA dioxygenase family protein translates to MPKKNLSDEQIAQFHRDGYVILRSLFDAEEMDILRSAAKADAAMKKNAYEVADGQGAAIRLVLWNKAGEDIYGSVARCPRIVDTMEQLLGDEVYHYHSKMSIKEPFTGGAWNWHQDYGYWYMNGCLFPDLGSAFIAVDPNTRENGCMQVLRGSHKLGRIEHGKYGDQTGADPERVEQAKKVMELVYVEIDPGDVLFFHSNTLHASDQNKSPHPRWSFICCYNTKHNNPYKASHHPCYEKLEKVPDSRLKEMGAKLFAENAEFWNPSADKSMAGGKR, encoded by the coding sequence ATGCCAAAGAAAAATCTTTCCGACGAGCAGATCGCTCAATTCCATCGCGATGGCTATGTAATTCTCCGCTCACTCTTCGACGCTGAAGAGATGGACATCCTGCGCTCGGCGGCCAAGGCCGACGCGGCGATGAAGAAGAACGCCTACGAAGTCGCTGACGGCCAGGGCGCGGCCATCAGACTCGTGCTCTGGAACAAGGCCGGCGAGGATATTTATGGCTCGGTGGCACGCTGTCCTCGCATCGTGGACACGATGGAGCAATTGCTCGGCGACGAAGTTTATCACTATCACTCCAAGATGAGCATCAAGGAACCGTTCACTGGCGGCGCGTGGAATTGGCATCAGGATTACGGCTACTGGTACATGAACGGTTGTCTCTTCCCCGATCTAGGGTCGGCGTTCATCGCGGTCGATCCGAACACGCGCGAGAACGGTTGCATGCAGGTGTTGCGCGGCTCGCATAAACTTGGCCGCATCGAGCACGGCAAATACGGCGACCAGACTGGGGCGGACCCCGAACGCGTCGAGCAGGCGAAGAAAGTCATGGAGTTGGTTTATGTGGAAATTGATCCCGGTGACGTGTTGTTCTTCCACAGCAACACGCTGCACGCTTCCGACCAGAACAAATCGCCGCACCCTCGCTGGTCCTTCATCTGTTGCTACAACACGAAACACAACAATCCGTACAAAGCCAGTCACCATCCCTGCTACGAGAAACTGGAGAAAGTCCCGGACTCGCGGCTCAAGGAAATGGGCGCGAAACTCTTCGCAGAGAACGCGGAGTTCTGGAATCCCAGCGCCGACAAGTCGATGGCGGGTGGAAAACGCTGA
- a CDS encoding DUF2442 domain-containing protein: protein MNTLVDEPRAVAGENVKVTADTLMVTLSDGRTITAPLAWFPRLLHGTAKERNHWRFIGRGEGIHWPDLDEDISIEGLVLGKPSGESQQSFARWLEKRGKRKAR from the coding sequence ATGAATACTTTGGTGGATGAACCACGGGCTGTCGCGGGCGAAAACGTAAAAGTGACCGCGGACACGCTGATGGTGACACTTTCCGACGGACGCACCATCACCGCGCCGCTCGCTTGGTTTCCGCGGCTGTTGCACGGCACGGCCAAGGAACGCAACCACTGGCGCTTCATCGGTCGCGGCGAAGGCATCCACTGGCCGGACTTGGACGAGGACATCAGCATTGAAGGGCTGGTGCTGGGCAAACCATCGGGCGAAAGCCAGCAGTCTTTTGCGCGTTGGTTGGAAAAACGCGGCAAGCGCAAGGCCAGGTGA